A region from the Actinoplanes sp. OR16 genome encodes:
- a CDS encoding long-chain fatty acid--CoA ligase has protein sequence MTTLSLATVLAEAARRHPDKVAIVDAGGERITYRDLWAQTRAYAAGLRELGIKRGDTIAVMIPNVADFPRVYYAALAVGARIVPVSLLLTPEEVGYVLTDSQADLIVTHSAFLQVGGAAAQATGTRLANVGPLPAELPNRPPRLEEISAGVDPVVTYVTTEAEDVAVILYTSGTTGKPKGALLTHLNLVMNAAVNVFDVHPLTGDDVVLGCLPLFHTFGQTVGMNATFRLGGTLVLLPRFSGEAAIELMLKENVTIFHGVPTMYIGLLEAAPKAERLPQLKLCVSGGASLPVAVLEKFAEAFGSPIWEGYGLSETSPTATTNQPVFGAKPGTVGHPIWGVDVEIARPEIPERIEFVPDGELGEIVIRGHNVFAGYLNRPDATAEALVDGWFRTGDLGAKDEEGFIRIVDRTKDLVIRGGFNVYPREVEEVLARHPAIQQVAVIGVPDATLGEEICAVVVLEDKGLTADELIEWSKERLGKHKYPRQVRFTESLPLGPSMKVLKRELRKQFSDQ, from the coding sequence ATGACGACGCTGTCGCTGGCGACCGTTCTGGCCGAGGCCGCACGCCGGCACCCCGACAAGGTGGCGATCGTCGACGCGGGCGGTGAGCGGATCACCTATCGCGATCTGTGGGCGCAGACCCGGGCCTACGCGGCCGGCCTCCGCGAGCTCGGCATCAAGCGCGGCGACACGATCGCCGTGATGATCCCGAACGTCGCCGACTTCCCCCGGGTCTACTACGCGGCCCTGGCGGTCGGCGCCCGGATCGTGCCGGTCTCCCTGCTGCTCACGCCGGAGGAGGTCGGTTACGTGCTGACCGACAGCCAGGCCGACCTGATCGTCACGCACTCCGCGTTCCTTCAGGTGGGCGGCGCGGCGGCGCAGGCCACGGGCACCCGGCTGGCGAACGTCGGCCCGCTGCCGGCCGAGCTGCCGAACAGGCCACCGCGGCTGGAGGAGATCTCGGCGGGGGTCGACCCGGTGGTGACCTACGTGACGACCGAGGCCGAGGACGTCGCGGTGATCCTCTACACCAGCGGCACCACCGGCAAGCCGAAGGGCGCGCTGCTCACCCACCTCAACCTGGTGATGAACGCGGCCGTGAACGTCTTCGACGTGCACCCGCTGACCGGCGACGACGTGGTGCTCGGCTGCCTGCCGCTGTTCCACACGTTCGGCCAGACGGTCGGCATGAACGCGACGTTCCGGCTCGGCGGCACGCTCGTGCTGCTGCCCCGCTTCTCCGGCGAGGCGGCGATCGAGCTGATGCTGAAGGAGAACGTCACGATCTTCCACGGCGTGCCGACGATGTACATCGGCCTGCTGGAGGCCGCGCCCAAGGCGGAGCGGCTGCCGCAGCTCAAACTCTGCGTGTCCGGCGGCGCGTCGCTGCCGGTGGCGGTGCTGGAGAAGTTCGCCGAGGCGTTCGGCTCACCGATCTGGGAGGGGTACGGGCTCTCCGAGACGTCCCCGACCGCGACGACGAACCAGCCGGTCTTCGGCGCGAAGCCGGGCACCGTCGGCCACCCGATCTGGGGCGTGGACGTGGAGATCGCCCGCCCGGAGATCCCGGAGCGCATCGAGTTCGTGCCGGACGGCGAGCTCGGCGAGATCGTGATCCGCGGCCACAACGTCTTCGCCGGCTACCTGAACCGCCCGGACGCCACCGCCGAGGCGCTGGTCGACGGTTGGTTCCGCACCGGCGACCTGGGCGCGAAGGACGAGGAGGGCTTCATCCGGATCGTCGACCGGACCAAGGACCTGGTGATCCGCGGCGGGTTCAACGTCTACCCGCGCGAGGTGGAGGAGGTGCTGGCCCGGCACCCGGCGATCCAGCAGGTAGCGGTGATCGGGGTGCCGGACGCGACGCTCGGCGAGGAGATCTGCGCGGTGGTGGTCCTGGAGGACAAGGGCCTGACCGCGGACGAGCTGATCGAGTGGTCGAAGGAGCGCCTCGGCAAGCACAAGTACCCGCGGCAGGTCCGGTTCACCGAGTCCCTTCCGCTCGGACCCAGCATGAAGGTCCTCAAGCGGGAGCTGCGCAAGCAGTTCTCAGACCAGTAA
- a CDS encoding aldehyde dehydrogenase family protein codes for MTSVFRDQLYIGGQWVPPDSGDRIEVENPFTEEMFGHVPAGTAEDVNLAVSAARQAFDGWAATPAAERGAALGRLHQALNSRAETIAETVGRELGTPLKVAKAVQAGLPLAVLSGYAELAAREPSPETIGNSLVVHEPAGVVGAITPWNYPLHQVVAKVGAALAAGCTVVLKPSELTPLVACLLADAVHEAGLPPGVFNLVTGVGPVVGAAIAGHPDVDLVSFTGSTATGRAISHAAADRIARVSLELGGKSANVILEDADVVKAVKVGVGNAFLNSGQTCTAWTRMLVHRSHYDEAVELAAKTAAGYTVGDPFDPATRLGPLVSAAQRDRVRGFIERSTARLVAGGLDAPLPANGHFVAPTVFADVDPASELAQEEVFGPVLSIIPFGDDDEAVAIANDSKYGLAGGVWGSDERALAVARRIRTGAVDVNGGSFNPFAPFGGYKQSGIGRELGTYGLAEFQQVKAIQR; via the coding sequence ATGACGTCGGTATTCCGTGATCAGCTCTACATCGGGGGCCAATGGGTGCCGCCCGATTCCGGTGACCGGATCGAGGTGGAGAACCCGTTCACCGAGGAGATGTTCGGGCACGTCCCGGCCGGCACCGCCGAAGATGTGAACCTCGCGGTCTCCGCGGCCCGCCAGGCGTTCGACGGCTGGGCGGCCACACCGGCCGCCGAGCGGGGCGCGGCGCTCGGCCGCCTGCATCAGGCGCTGAACAGCCGGGCCGAGACGATCGCCGAGACGGTGGGGCGCGAGCTGGGAACCCCCCTCAAGGTCGCTAAGGCGGTCCAGGCCGGGCTTCCCCTCGCGGTCCTCTCCGGGTACGCCGAACTGGCCGCTCGCGAGCCCTCCCCGGAAACGATCGGGAACTCGCTCGTCGTGCACGAGCCCGCCGGCGTGGTCGGCGCGATCACCCCGTGGAACTACCCGCTGCACCAGGTCGTCGCGAAGGTCGGCGCGGCCCTCGCGGCCGGCTGCACGGTGGTCCTCAAACCCAGCGAGCTGACGCCCCTGGTGGCCTGCCTGCTCGCCGACGCCGTCCACGAGGCCGGCCTGCCGCCCGGCGTGTTCAACCTGGTCACCGGCGTCGGACCGGTGGTCGGCGCGGCGATCGCCGGGCACCCGGACGTCGACCTGGTCTCGTTCACCGGCAGCACCGCGACCGGCCGGGCCATCTCGCACGCGGCCGCCGACCGGATCGCCCGGGTGTCGCTGGAGCTCGGCGGCAAGTCGGCGAACGTGATCCTGGAGGACGCCGACGTGGTGAAGGCCGTGAAGGTCGGCGTCGGCAACGCGTTCCTCAACTCCGGCCAGACCTGTACGGCGTGGACCCGCATGCTGGTGCACCGCAGCCACTACGACGAGGCGGTGGAGTTGGCCGCGAAGACCGCCGCCGGATACACCGTCGGTGACCCGTTCGACCCGGCCACCCGGCTCGGGCCGCTGGTCTCGGCCGCCCAGCGTGATCGTGTGCGGGGCTTCATCGAACGGTCCACGGCCCGGCTGGTGGCCGGTGGCCTGGACGCGCCGCTGCCCGCGAACGGGCACTTCGTGGCGCCGACCGTCTTCGCCGACGTGGACCCGGCGAGCGAGCTGGCCCAGGAGGAGGTCTTCGGGCCGGTCCTGTCGATCATCCCGTTCGGCGACGACGACGAGGCAGTGGCGATCGCCAACGACTCGAAGTACGGCCTGGCCGGCGGCGTCTGGGGGTCCGACGAGCGGGCCCTGGCCGTGGCACGGCGGATCCGTACCGGGGCCGTCGACGTCAACGGCGGCTCGTTCAACCCGTTCGCGCCGTTCGGCGGTTACAAGCAGTCCGGCATCGGCCGGGAGCTGGGCACGTACGGCCTGGCGGAATTCCAGCAGGTGAAGGCCATTCAGCGATGA
- a CDS encoding PH domain-containing protein: MSDVVYDNKGQFEQIQSGLLDGEQVIAVYDAIGTGTGFIGLTDRRIIIQDQSYVGKRFAITSIPYSKVSSVSVISNKSWAGQFFSSGTIAITVGTHTYEIEFRGSDKAHRVHNLILSRAA; the protein is encoded by the coding sequence ATGAGCGACGTGGTGTACGACAACAAGGGCCAGTTCGAGCAGATCCAGAGCGGGCTGCTCGACGGCGAGCAGGTCATCGCCGTGTACGACGCGATCGGCACGGGCACCGGATTCATCGGCCTGACCGACCGCCGCATCATCATCCAGGACCAGTCCTACGTCGGGAAGCGGTTCGCGATCACCAGCATCCCGTACTCGAAGGTCAGCAGCGTGAGCGTGATCAGCAACAAGAGCTGGGCCGGGCAGTTCTTCTCCTCGGGCACCATCGCGATCACGGTCGGCACCCACACCTACGAGATCGAGTTCCGTGGCTCGGACAAGGCGCACCGGGTCCACAACCTGATCCTCAGCCGCGCCGCCTGA
- a CDS encoding DUF6886 family protein → MSALRNTSESAPKTAKEGMMRPVAGEVLHFSEDPGIARFVPHVAATAQQPEAYVWAVDEQQAPSYWFPRQCPRAMAWVRGGTTAADRERIVGAGCGERVHAIEFGWLAAMRSTRLYAYRLPAGPFRPFGEPYPHAMVAVETVEPLAPPEPVGDLVDCHAAAGIQLRLLGDLWPFWDEVVGSSLGFSGIRLANARPRRSPATP, encoded by the coding sequence GTGTCCGCGCTCCGCAACACGTCGGAGTCGGCACCGAAGACCGCGAAGGAGGGGATGATGCGGCCGGTGGCGGGGGAGGTGCTGCACTTCTCGGAGGATCCGGGGATCGCGCGGTTCGTGCCTCATGTGGCGGCGACCGCTCAGCAGCCCGAGGCGTACGTCTGGGCGGTCGACGAGCAGCAGGCGCCCAGCTACTGGTTTCCGCGGCAGTGTCCGCGGGCCATGGCGTGGGTGCGTGGGGGGACGACCGCGGCGGACCGGGAGCGGATTGTCGGGGCCGGGTGCGGGGAGCGGGTGCACGCGATCGAGTTCGGCTGGCTGGCGGCGATGCGGAGCACGCGGCTGTATGCGTACCGGCTCCCCGCCGGGCCGTTCCGGCCGTTCGGGGAGCCGTATCCGCACGCCATGGTGGCCGTCGAGACGGTGGAGCCGCTCGCGCCGCCGGAACCGGTCGGCGACCTGGTGGACTGCCACGCGGCGGCCGGGATTCAGCTGCGGCTGCTCGGCGACCTGTGGCCGTTCTGGGACGAGGTCGTCGGCAGCAGTCTCGGCTTCAGCGGCATCCGGCTGGCGAACGCCCGCCCTAGGCGGTCGCCAGCAACGCCTTGA
- a CDS encoding SDR family oxidoreductase has protein sequence MKRVVVTGAGGGIGAALARRFAADGARVVVNDLNAEAARTVASEIGGIAVPGDAASEQDVRALVDTAFTELGGIDLFCSNAGVLSSGDENTPDAQWQRDFGVNVMSHVYVTRALLPRWLDSGSPQRLLITVSAAGLLTLLGSATYSVTKHAALAYAEWLRATYAHRGLIVQALCPQGVRTDMLTRGNDSGSGSAALLAEGALAPEAVADLAAASLDGGEFLILPHPEVAGYYRLRASDPDRWLGGMNKMQRGFEDVR, from the coding sequence GTGAAACGAGTCGTCGTCACCGGCGCCGGTGGTGGCATCGGCGCCGCCCTCGCCCGCCGGTTCGCCGCGGACGGGGCCCGGGTCGTGGTGAACGACCTGAACGCGGAGGCCGCCCGTACCGTCGCCTCGGAGATCGGCGGCATCGCCGTGCCCGGCGACGCGGCCAGTGAACAGGACGTCCGTGCCCTGGTCGACACGGCCTTCACCGAGCTCGGCGGCATCGACCTGTTCTGCTCCAACGCCGGCGTCCTCTCCTCCGGCGACGAGAACACGCCGGACGCCCAGTGGCAGCGCGACTTCGGCGTCAACGTGATGTCGCACGTCTACGTGACCCGGGCGCTGCTGCCTCGCTGGCTGGACAGCGGATCGCCGCAGCGGCTGCTCATCACGGTCAGCGCCGCGGGGCTGCTCACCCTGCTGGGCAGCGCCACCTATTCGGTGACGAAGCACGCCGCTCTGGCCTACGCCGAGTGGCTACGGGCGACGTATGCGCATCGGGGTCTGATCGTGCAGGCGCTCTGCCCGCAGGGCGTGCGCACCGACATGCTGACCCGCGGCAACGACTCCGGCAGCGGCAGCGCCGCGCTGCTCGCCGAGGGCGCGCTCGCCCCCGAGGCGGTGGCCGATCTCGCGGCCGCGTCGCTGGACGGCGGCGAGTTCCTGATCCTCCCGCATCCCGAAGTGGCCGGCTACTACCGCTTGCGCGCGAGCGATCCGGACCGTTGGCTGGGTGGCATGAACAAGATGCAGCGTGGCTTCGAGGACGTTCGGTGA
- a CDS encoding pterin dehydratase: MRSRRRRSNGADYLNDAIALLGGWTRDGVQLRRDLPCDDSQHAALTERIKVAADTLAIRPSIRRVDGHTQICLGSSDGVAITDGEVTLAARIEDFYRTVVQRS; encoded by the coding sequence ATGCGGTCCCGACGACGCCGGAGTAACGGCGCCGACTATCTGAACGACGCGATCGCGCTACTGGGCGGATGGACACGAGACGGAGTGCAGCTCCGGCGGGATCTCCCGTGTGACGACAGTCAGCATGCCGCATTGACCGAACGGATCAAGGTGGCGGCGGACACACTCGCGATCCGGCCCAGCATCCGGCGGGTCGACGGTCACACTCAGATCTGTCTCGGCTCCTCCGACGGGGTGGCGATTACCGATGGTGAGGTCACGCTCGCCGCACGCATCGAAGACTTCTATCGCACGGTGGTGCAGAGGTCCTAG
- a CDS encoding alcohol dehydrogenase catalytic domain-containing protein — protein MTHYMTGLVVRSEGVPAELAELRLPEIGPGQVRIRIRAAGVCHSDLSMINGTLRPPHPLVLGHEAAGEVVEIGEHVTRASVGDHVVLNWQPACRNCWHCDNGEPWLCSTSHGVAALENGLTLDGEPVHVTLGVGAFAEQVVVPENAVIAVPPRLDFDLAALLGCAVLTGTGAVRNTARVKPGESVLVIGLGGVGLSAVAAARAAGAAQVIAVDVNESKKSLAEAAGATDFVVSSDNLSKEIRSRTSRRGADHAIECVGRAATIRAAWRATRTGGQVTVVGMGAADDMVQLSALEIFSSARILRASVYGQADTDIEVPALAEEILTGKLALDFLVTDRIGLAGVPAAFDQMARGEGARSVVVL, from the coding sequence ATGACCCACTACATGACCGGCCTGGTCGTCCGTTCCGAAGGCGTCCCGGCCGAACTCGCCGAGCTGCGGCTCCCCGAGATCGGCCCGGGCCAGGTGCGGATCCGCATCCGTGCCGCGGGCGTCTGCCACTCCGACCTGTCGATGATCAACGGCACGCTCCGGCCGCCGCACCCGCTCGTGCTCGGCCACGAGGCGGCCGGCGAGGTCGTCGAGATCGGTGAGCACGTCACCCGGGCCTCGGTGGGCGACCACGTGGTGCTGAACTGGCAGCCGGCCTGCCGCAACTGCTGGCACTGCGACAACGGCGAGCCGTGGCTCTGCTCCACCTCGCACGGCGTCGCGGCCCTGGAGAACGGCCTCACCCTGGACGGCGAACCGGTCCACGTGACGCTCGGCGTCGGCGCGTTCGCGGAACAGGTCGTGGTCCCGGAGAACGCCGTCATCGCCGTACCCCCGCGATTGGACTTTGATCTGGCGGCTCTGCTCGGGTGCGCGGTGCTCACCGGAACCGGCGCTGTCCGCAACACCGCGCGGGTCAAGCCGGGCGAATCGGTGCTGGTCATCGGCCTCGGCGGCGTCGGCCTCTCGGCGGTCGCCGCCGCCCGGGCAGCCGGCGCGGCCCAGGTCATCGCCGTCGACGTGAACGAGTCGAAGAAGAGCCTCGCCGAGGCGGCCGGCGCCACCGACTTCGTGGTCTCGTCCGACAACCTGTCGAAGGAGATCCGCTCCCGCACCTCCCGCCGCGGTGCCGACCACGCCATCGAATGCGTCGGCCGGGCCGCCACGATCCGCGCGGCCTGGCGGGCCACCCGCACCGGCGGCCAGGTCACCGTCGTCGGCATGGGAGCGGCCGACGACATGGTCCAGCTCAGCGCCCTGGAGATCTTCAGCTCGGCCCGGATCCTGCGCGCCTCGGTCTACGGCCAGGCGGACACCGACATCGAGGTGCCGGCCCTGGCCGAGGAGATCCTCACCGGCAAGCTGGCGCTCGACTTCCTGGTCACCGACCGCATCGGCCTGGCCGGCGTGCCGGCCGCCTTCGACCAGATGGCGAGAGGCGAGGGCGCCCGCTCCGTCGTCGTCCTCTGA
- a CDS encoding TetR/AcrR family transcriptional regulator: protein MARPRQALLTKERIVEAAFALIDAEGLDALSMRRLATELGVQGPSLYNHFATKAEIVDAVADAVVAQVDIDVFGSGDWREALRLWAKSYHAVLTAHPNIVPVLATGPGRRPAGLAMAEAVYGALIEAGWSRARATHIGALMRYLITGSALGSFALGFEADPELYDERYPHLHRAHELAAHRAAVDEGAFELGLDLLIAGLTDRYDQGVRR from the coding sequence ATGGCCCGGCCACGGCAGGCGCTGCTCACCAAGGAGCGCATCGTCGAGGCGGCGTTCGCGCTGATCGACGCGGAAGGCCTGGACGCGCTCTCGATGCGGCGGCTCGCCACCGAGCTCGGCGTGCAGGGCCCGTCGCTCTACAACCACTTCGCGACGAAGGCGGAGATCGTCGACGCGGTGGCCGACGCGGTCGTCGCGCAGGTCGACATCGACGTGTTCGGCAGCGGCGACTGGCGTGAGGCGCTGCGTCTCTGGGCGAAGTCGTACCACGCGGTGCTCACCGCGCATCCGAACATCGTGCCGGTGCTGGCCACCGGCCCGGGGCGGCGGCCGGCCGGTCTCGCCATGGCCGAGGCGGTCTACGGCGCGCTGATCGAAGCGGGCTGGTCGCGGGCCCGGGCCACCCACATCGGCGCGCTGATGCGCTACCTGATCACCGGTTCCGCGCTCGGTTCGTTCGCGCTCGGCTTCGAGGCCGACCCCGAGCTGTACGACGAGCGTTATCCGCATCTGCACCGCGCCCACGAGCTCGCGGCCCACCGTGCCGCGGTCGACGAGGGCGCCTTCGAACTGGGGCTGGACCTGTTGATCGCCGGCCTGACCGATCGCTACGACCAGGGGGTACGCCGATGA
- a CDS encoding TetR/AcrR family transcriptional regulator, whose product MTTPPRVDGRTARSERTRNAIVDAHLSLISEGDLRPTADRIAKLAGVSLRALWSHFADMEALMTASGQRVLEQRDASYQPVPADLPLGERIAAYCEQRARLLEEIGPAARASALKEPFSAGLLHYRRLHVARVRDELTTTFPSEIGQDEELLNALTSLSQWPTWATWRDVMEMPVEDAQAALHRSVKALLATA is encoded by the coding sequence GTGACCACACCGCCCCGCGTCGACGGTCGCACCGCACGGTCCGAGCGGACCCGCAACGCGATCGTCGACGCCCATCTCAGCCTGATCAGCGAAGGCGACCTGCGCCCGACCGCCGACCGGATCGCCAAACTGGCCGGCGTCTCGCTGCGCGCGCTGTGGAGCCACTTCGCCGACATGGAAGCCCTCATGACCGCGAGTGGTCAGCGGGTGCTGGAACAGCGAGATGCCTCGTACCAGCCCGTCCCGGCCGATCTGCCGCTCGGTGAGCGGATCGCGGCGTACTGCGAGCAGCGCGCCCGCCTGCTGGAGGAGATCGGTCCCGCGGCCCGGGCGTCGGCACTCAAGGAGCCGTTCTCGGCCGGGCTGCTGCATTACCGCCGGCTGCACGTGGCCCGCGTCCGCGACGAGCTGACCACGACGTTCCCGTCCGAGATCGGCCAGGACGAAGAGCTGCTGAACGCCCTCACGTCGCTCAGCCAGTGGCCGACCTGGGCGACGTGGCGGGACGTCATGGAGATGCCGGTGGAGGACGCGCAGGCCGCCCTGCACCGCTCGGTCAAGGCGTTGCTGGCGACCGCCTAG
- a CDS encoding acyl-CoA dehydrogenase family protein, translating to MDFEYDAKTEDYRKRLLAFMDEHVYPAESSFHASESGWEPPAILSSLQAAAKEAGLWNLFLPGEHGAGLTNLQYAPLAEITGRSPSIAPAALNCAAPDTGNMEVLAEFGTPEQQEKWLKPLLAGEIRSAFAMTEPQVASSDATNIGTRIQRDGDDYVINGRKFYITGAMNPNCKIFIVMGKTDPDAARHVQQSQILVPRDTPGLTVKRGMTVFGYSDGDHGGHAEIIFEDVRVPATNLIGEEGGGFAISQARLGPGRIHHCMRLIGMAERALELMCTRALTRTPFGKPLAEQGVVQDWIAESRVRIEQARLLVLKAAWLMDTVGNKGAHTEIQAIKIVVPSTVEWIVDKAIQTYGAAGTSQDTPLAGLWASARTLRLADGPDEVHKRSLAHRELKRHRSGS from the coding sequence ATGGACTTCGAGTACGACGCGAAGACCGAGGACTATCGCAAGAGGTTGCTCGCCTTCATGGACGAGCACGTGTATCCGGCGGAATCCTCGTTCCACGCCTCCGAGAGCGGCTGGGAACCGCCGGCGATCCTTTCGTCGTTGCAGGCCGCCGCGAAGGAAGCCGGCCTCTGGAACCTCTTCCTCCCGGGCGAGCACGGCGCCGGCCTGACCAACCTGCAGTACGCGCCCCTCGCCGAGATCACCGGCCGCAGCCCGTCGATCGCCCCGGCAGCGCTGAACTGCGCCGCGCCGGACACCGGCAACATGGAGGTGCTCGCCGAATTCGGCACCCCCGAGCAGCAGGAGAAGTGGCTGAAGCCGCTGCTCGCCGGCGAGATCCGGTCCGCGTTCGCGATGACCGAGCCGCAGGTCGCCTCCTCGGACGCCACGAACATCGGCACCCGGATCCAGCGGGACGGCGACGACTACGTCATCAACGGCCGCAAGTTCTACATCACCGGCGCGATGAACCCGAACTGCAAGATCTTCATCGTGATGGGCAAGACCGACCCGGACGCCGCTCGCCACGTGCAGCAGAGCCAGATCCTGGTCCCCCGGGACACCCCGGGCCTCACCGTGAAGCGCGGCATGACGGTCTTCGGCTACTCCGACGGCGACCACGGCGGGCACGCCGAGATCATCTTCGAGGACGTACGGGTGCCGGCCACGAACCTGATCGGCGAGGAGGGCGGCGGTTTCGCCATCTCCCAGGCCCGTCTCGGCCCGGGACGCATCCACCACTGCATGCGGCTCATCGGCATGGCCGAGCGCGCGCTGGAGCTGATGTGCACGCGGGCGCTGACCCGTACGCCGTTCGGCAAGCCCCTCGCCGAGCAGGGCGTCGTCCAGGACTGGATCGCCGAGTCCCGGGTGCGCATCGAACAGGCCCGGCTTCTCGTCCTCAAGGCCGCCTGGCTCATGGACACGGTCGGCAACAAGGGCGCGCACACCGAGATCCAGGCCATCAAGATCGTGGTGCCGTCGACAGTGGAATGGATCGTGGACAAGGCGATTCAGACGTACGGCGCGGCCGGCACCAGCCAGGACACGCCACTCGCCGGGCTCTGGGCATCCGCGCGCACACTGCGTCTCGCCGACGGTCCCGACGAGGTCCACAAGCGTTCCCTGGCGCACCGCGAGCTGAAGCGTCACCGGAGTGGTTCGTGA
- a CDS encoding (deoxy)nucleoside triphosphate pyrophosphohydrolase, with product MPPEPNVKTSPSPRVIVAAVIITDGRVLACQRSAPPEAAGKWEFPGGKVEPGETEEAALARECAEELGVRVKVGDRVGPDVPLAHGRAVLRVYAAELFSGDVPEALEHTSMRWLAVDQLDSVVWLPADKPIVAELPRLLV from the coding sequence ATGCCGCCGGAACCGAACGTCAAAACCTCGCCATCACCCAGGGTGATCGTAGCGGCGGTGATCATCACTGATGGGCGCGTGCTCGCCTGCCAGCGCAGCGCGCCGCCGGAAGCGGCCGGCAAGTGGGAGTTCCCGGGCGGCAAGGTGGAGCCGGGGGAGACCGAGGAAGCCGCGCTGGCCCGGGAGTGCGCCGAGGAGCTGGGTGTGCGGGTGAAGGTCGGCGACCGGGTCGGTCCGGACGTGCCACTGGCCCACGGCCGCGCCGTGCTCCGGGTGTACGCCGCCGAACTGTTCAGTGGCGACGTACCGGAAGCCCTGGAACACACCTCGATGCGCTGGCTGGCCGTGGACCAGTTGGACAGTGTCGTGTGGCTGCCCGCCGACAAACCGATCGTCGCCGAGCTGCCCCGGTTACTGGTCTGA
- a CDS encoding phosphotransferase family protein, which yields MKGLDLDALQAYLDSPPLTGSMFAGGRSNLTYAVTDGVNRWVLRRPPLGHVLPTAHDMVREHRVLSALSAAGFPAPKPVALCQDISVIGAPFYLMEHVDGHIYRDAGALASVDLGELTLRLVDTLADLHSLDPSKIGLEDFGRPEGFNERQVRRWKKQLDASRSRELSGIEELHARLATDIPAGGPGAVVHGDYRLDNVLIGDALEVNAVLDWEMSTLGDPLSDLALMLVYAGRPLLVQDGRPVAPTDLPGHPSLAEMAARYAERSGRDVGDLHWYVGFAAFKLAVILEGVHYRYTQGQTVGAGFDTVGAMVPALVEQGHRALEGH from the coding sequence GTGAAAGGGCTCGACCTGGACGCGCTCCAGGCCTATCTGGACAGCCCGCCCCTGACCGGGAGCATGTTCGCCGGTGGGCGGTCGAACCTGACCTATGCCGTGACCGACGGCGTCAACCGGTGGGTTCTGCGGCGGCCGCCCCTGGGGCACGTGCTGCCGACCGCTCACGACATGGTGCGTGAGCACCGCGTTCTGTCCGCTCTGTCGGCAGCAGGATTCCCCGCGCCGAAGCCGGTCGCGCTCTGTCAGGACATTTCGGTCATCGGCGCTCCGTTCTATCTGATGGAGCACGTCGACGGACACATCTACCGGGACGCCGGCGCGCTGGCCTCTGTCGATCTTGGAGAGTTGACGCTGCGGCTCGTCGACACCCTCGCCGACCTGCACTCGCTCGATCCTTCCAAGATCGGGCTGGAGGATTTCGGCCGGCCCGAGGGCTTCAACGAACGTCAGGTCCGGCGCTGGAAGAAGCAGCTCGACGCGTCCCGCAGCCGGGAACTGTCCGGCATCGAGGAACTGCACGCCCGCCTCGCCACCGACATCCCGGCCGGCGGTCCCGGCGCTGTCGTGCACGGCGACTACCGCCTGGACAACGTGCTGATCGGCGACGCGCTGGAAGTCAACGCCGTGCTCGACTGGGAGATGTCCACCCTGGGCGACCCGCTCAGCGACCTCGCCCTCATGCTGGTCTACGCCGGCCGCCCGCTGCTCGTCCAGGACGGCAGGCCGGTCGCCCCGACGGATCTGCCCGGCCACCCGTCGCTCGCCGAGATGGCCGCGCGGTACGCCGAGCGCAGCGGCCGCGACGTCGGCGACCTGCACTGGTACGTCGGCTTCGCCGCGTTCAAGCTCGCCGTCATCCTCGAAGGCGTGCACTACCGATACACCCAGGGCCAGACCGTCGGCGCCGGTTTCGACACCGTCGGCGCCATGGTGCCCGCACTGGTCGAGCAGGGCCACCGAGCGCTGGAAGGACACTGA